Genomic segment of Chitinophaga varians:
TGGCTAATTGGAGGCCAACACCTGCTAGTTTTATAAGCGCTGCATCTGTGTTGAACGCGACTGCAATTTGCTCAATCGTCGCGTCCTTTGGAATGGTTTTCCCTGTTTCTAAAAGGCACAACGATGTTTGGCTAATACCAACTGTATATGAAAATGTTCGTTGATCCATTTTGTAATGCTCTCTAATAATACGTATTGCATGTCCTACTCCCATCCGAATCAATGTTGAGCTGCGTATTCTTTAGGCAGTGTGAGGGTAAAAGTGCTACCACAGTTGAGTTGGCTTTTAACAGTGAGCGTTCCCGTTAGTTGCTCAGCGAACGTTCTGGAAATATGCAAGCCAACGCCAAGGCCCGGTGCATCCTTGTCTAAGCGTACACCTGCCTCAAAAATTGTTTGTAGTTTATCTTCTGGTATTCCTATGCCTTCATCCTTTACAGAAAGTACGCAGTTGCCATCGTTTTCAGTTGCAGAGAGTAAGACGGTTGTAC
This window contains:
- a CDS encoding helix-turn-helix domain-containing protein, with the translated sequence MGVGHAIRIIREHYKMDQRTFSYTVGISQTSLCLLETGKTIPKDATIEQIAVAFNTDAALIKLAGVGLQLANQKSFNRAFPNFNEIVFSMIFKEANNVF